AAGAAAAATCTTGAGCAAACACGGATTGTTGATGTCGCTGAGGAACTTTATATCTCCACGGCAACAATCAGCCGTTTCATAAACAAAATTGGATTTGAAAACTACAAAGCATTTCTCTACGAATTTCAAAACTCTTTAGACTTCACAAAAAGCGACATCATTGCTATCAACAGTGAGGCTCGCGATATGTGGAATGTCCACCACAAATATTATGAAGCGCTTTATGAGAACTTATCAACCATCGATCTCAACTACATTGCCAATCGCATGCTTAATTCAAAGCTTGTCTACACCTTCGGATTCGGAAAAACTCATGATGCAACAAACATGATTATTTATCGCCTCGAAACATTGCTGCAGCATATTCGCTCTGTACCGCATTATGAGCACCTTATGTATACAATTAAGAATGTCATGACCTACGAACATGTGGTGATTGTATTCTATCAAAGCAATTATTTCAAAGATGAGTTGAATGAGGTCATAACTGCAGCAAAGCAAAAGTATGTTCCCATTATTATTCTAACGCTTTCGGCCGATATTGACGATCAAAACTATGCGCGTGTTTATAAGTTATATCCCTTTGAAGATGATACGGTTGTGAAGTATTCGACCACAATGTATACCCCCTACCTACTTTTCATCGATACCATCTACATGGCAATTAACAAAAAAGTGGGAAATACAAAATTAAACTACATGTAAAAGGAGAGGCTCGCTGCCTCTCCTTCTTATTTTTCAAACGTTAGAATACCTTTCTTAAGACGCCATACCTCATCACTATAATCAGAAATCATTTTTGAGTGAGATACGATAATCACGCATTTATTCTCTTCATGAGCAAGACGGGTAAAGATTGCCATCAAGTCTTCAGCTGTCTCACTGTCCAAGTTTGCAGTTGGCTCATCCGCGATTACCAAATCAGGATTATTCGCAATCGCTCTGGCAACACCCACACGTTGTTGTTCACCGCCCGAAAGTTTCAATACTTTACGTTTGGCGGTTCTTTCGTCGATACCAACCATTTCGAGTAAGTTTAAGGCAAATGCCTTCTTATCTTTTACATCACTTTTACCGATCTCCATCGATAAAACAATATTTTCAATGGCCGTCGCATTGGTAAGTAAGTTAAATTGTTGGAAAACAACGCCAATGCTCTTCGCTCTGTAATCATCACGGTCCATCGTCGCTAAGTTACTTCCTTCATAGGCAATAACGCCATTGCTAGCAATATCAAGCCCCGAAAGTAATGAGAGCAACGTACTTTTACCTGCTCCAGATTTTCCAACGATTCCATAAATTTT
The window above is part of the Erysipelothrix sp. HDW6C genome. Proteins encoded here:
- a CDS encoding ATP-binding cassette domain-containing protein; protein product: MTILNLEGVSYKYDGTQNNVIDNINVQFENGKIYGIVGKSGAGKSTLLSLLSGLDIASNGVIAYEGSNLATMDRDDYRAKSIGVVFQQFNLLTNATAIENIVLSMEIGKSDVKDKKAFALNLLEMVGIDERTAKRKVLKLSGGEQQRVGVARAIANNPDLVIADEPTANLDSETAEDLMAIFTRLAHEENKCVIIVSHSKMISDYSDEVWRLKKGILTFEK
- a CDS encoding MurR/RpiR family transcriptional regulator, whose amino-acid sequence is MRNIISYLEYNLAEFTESEQIIAKYFIHKKNLEQTRIVDVAEELYISTATISRFINKIGFENYKAFLYEFQNSLDFTKSDIIAINSEARDMWNVHHKYYEALYENLSTIDLNYIANRMLNSKLVYTFGFGKTHDATNMIIYRLETLLQHIRSVPHYEHLMYTIKNVMTYEHVVIVFYQSNYFKDELNEVITAAKQKYVPIIILTLSADIDDQNYARVYKLYPFEDDTVVKYSTTMYTPYLLFIDTIYMAINKKVGNTKLNYM